One window of Desulfarculus baarsii DSM 2075 genomic DNA carries:
- a CDS encoding sulfurtransferase TusA family protein, with amino-acid sequence MSQEIDARGLSCPQPVILTLEALKKMSGGQLEVLVDTDTSVENVSRAATSQGWRVEAVGQEADCYRLSLAKG; translated from the coding sequence ATGAGCCAAGAGATCGACGCGCGGGGGCTGTCCTGCCCCCAGCCGGTGATATTGACCCTGGAGGCGCTCAAGAAAATGAGCGGCGGCCAGTTGGAAGTTCTGGTCGACACCGACACCTCGGTGGAAAACGTCTCGCGGGCGGCGACCAGCCAGGGCTGGCGAGTGGAGGCCGTTGGCCAAGAGGCCGATTGCTATCGCCTGAGCCTGGCCAAAGGCTAG
- a CDS encoding DUF3343 domain-containing protein, with protein MGLFKAVKQALAGRVEPGRSLGRHGILVYANTSEVIRAEAALKEAGWLVSVKGPPPELRTGCDLVIEFPLVEELAILRLLDQAGLTPLQSAPVDGPLLRPVDLFQTVDYGRHLMIRAANMKLTVEKQSRRIVNVSGGGCPDVPYLAQEMIGKTLDEAPSPRQIGHTLCGYALQLAFEEMQRRC; from the coding sequence TTGGGCCTATTCAAGGCGGTCAAGCAGGCCCTGGCCGGACGGGTCGAACCCGGCCGGAGCCTGGGCCGCCATGGCATCTTGGTCTACGCCAACACCAGCGAGGTGATCCGCGCCGAGGCGGCGCTGAAAGAGGCCGGCTGGCTGGTCAGCGTCAAGGGCCCGCCGCCCGAGCTGCGCACCGGCTGCGACTTGGTCATCGAGTTCCCGCTGGTCGAGGAGCTGGCCATCCTGCGTCTGTTGGACCAGGCCGGCCTGACGCCGCTGCAAAGCGCGCCGGTGGACGGCCCGCTGCTGCGGCCGGTGGATCTGTTCCAAACCGTGGATTACGGCCGGCACCTGATGATCCGCGCCGCCAACATGAAGCTGACCGTGGAGAAACAAAGCCGACGCATCGTCAACGTCTCGGGCGGCGGCTGCCCGGACGTGCCCTATCTGGCCCAGGAGATGATCGGCAAGACCCTCGACGAGGCCCCCAGCCCCCGCCAGATCGGTCACACCCTCTGCGGCTACGCCCTGCAACTGGCCTTCGAGGAGATGCAAAGGCGATGCTAG
- a CDS encoding NAD(P)H-hydrate dehydratase, producing MLAVAGAIPWPELPVVEGLATLDGPRLLIDARPVAAVARGTAALLAAAVSASQALGGPPVMAHLVGDIGAGQGSRALYAHLARILPERQYAALVFHYLQPDVDWHGRVLLAVEQMRPRPLLIADAGFMYAAKMGGMAPSYDLFTPDAGELAFLADEAAPHPFYTRGFILHEEAQAPALIARAHAHGNAARHLLVKGRKDYLASGPEAIEALPGPDCPVLECVGGTGDTLTGLAAALLAAGQPMARAARLAALTNRLAGQLANPTPASQIGEIIARIPAALALALRQIPA from the coding sequence ATGCTAGCGGTGGCAGGCGCCATCCCCTGGCCGGAACTGCCCGTGGTCGAAGGCCTGGCCACGCTGGATGGCCCGCGTCTGCTGATCGACGCGCGGCCCGTGGCCGCGGTGGCCCGGGGCACGGCCGCCCTGTTGGCCGCGGCCGTGAGCGCCAGCCAGGCCTTGGGTGGCCCGCCGGTGATGGCCCATCTGGTCGGCGACATCGGCGCGGGCCAGGGCAGCCGGGCGCTCTACGCCCATCTGGCCCGGATCCTGCCAGAACGGCAATACGCCGCGCTGGTGTTTCACTATCTGCAACCCGACGTGGATTGGCACGGGCGGGTGCTTCTGGCCGTGGAGCAGATGCGGCCCCGACCGCTGTTGATCGCCGACGCCGGATTCATGTACGCCGCCAAGATGGGCGGCATGGCCCCCAGCTACGACCTGTTCACCCCCGACGCCGGCGAGTTGGCCTTTCTGGCCGACGAGGCCGCGCCGCACCCCTTTTACACCCGTGGCTTCATCCTGCACGAGGAGGCCCAGGCCCCGGCCCTGATCGCCCGGGCCCATGCCCACGGCAACGCCGCCCGGCATCTGCTGGTCAAGGGCCGAAAGGATTATCTGGCCAGCGGGCCGGAGGCCATCGAAGCCCTGCCCGGCCCCGATTGCCCCGTGCTGGAGTGCGTGGGCGGCACCGGCGACACCCTCACCGGCCTGGCCGCGGCGTTGCTGGCCGCCGGCCAGCCCATGGCCCGCGCCGCCCGTTTGGCCGCCCTGACCAACCGCCTGGCCGGCCAACTGGCCAACCCCACGCCCGCCAGCCAGATCGGCGAGATCATCGCGCGCATCCCCGCCGCCCTGGCCCTGGCGCTGCGGCAAATCCCGGCATGA
- the yedE gene encoding YedE family putative selenium transporter translates to MTKNVFATRGGVIGVGAVIGVLAALLQYWGNPGNMGVCVACFERDIAGAVGLHQAAVVQYMRPEIIGFVLGALIAAMAFGEFRPRGGSAPLARFFLGAFAMIGALVFLGCPWRALLRLAGGDGNALLGLAGLIVGIGLGTIFLRRGYNLGRAQKSPAAVGLLLPILMAGFLVLMFIYPQVAEQDKSGVLFYSLKGPGAMHAPLLVSLVVGLAVGFLAQRSRFCTMGAFRDLILFRQPHLFWGVLALLVFAFGSNLALGQFKAGFEGQPVAHTMGLWNFLGMLLAGLAFVLAGGCPGRQLFLAGEGDGDAAVFVLGMIVGAAFAHNFGLASSPAGIGPHGMAAVAVGLAVCLYLGFAMRGAKAA, encoded by the coding sequence CTGACAAAAAACGTTTTCGCCACGCGAGGGGGCGTCATCGGCGTGGGCGCGGTCATCGGCGTGCTGGCGGCGCTGCTGCAATATTGGGGCAACCCCGGCAACATGGGCGTGTGCGTGGCCTGCTTCGAGCGCGACATCGCCGGCGCGGTGGGTTTGCATCAGGCGGCGGTGGTGCAATACATGCGCCCGGAGATCATCGGTTTCGTGCTGGGCGCGCTGATCGCGGCGATGGCTTTTGGCGAGTTCCGGCCGCGCGGCGGCTCGGCCCCACTGGCGCGCTTCTTTTTGGGCGCTTTCGCCATGATCGGCGCGCTGGTCTTTTTGGGCTGCCCGTGGCGGGCCCTTTTGCGCCTGGCCGGCGGCGACGGCAACGCCCTGCTGGGCCTGGCCGGGTTGATCGTGGGCATTGGCCTGGGCACGATTTTTCTGCGGCGCGGCTACAACCTGGGCCGGGCGCAAAAATCGCCGGCGGCGGTGGGCCTGCTGTTGCCCATTCTGATGGCCGGCTTTTTGGTTTTGATGTTCATCTACCCCCAGGTGGCCGAGCAGGACAAATCCGGCGTGCTGTTCTATAGCCTCAAGGGGCCGGGCGCCATGCACGCGCCGCTTTTGGTCTCGCTGGTCGTGGGCCTGGCCGTGGGCTTTCTGGCCCAGCGCAGCCGGTTTTGCACCATGGGCGCTTTCCGCGATCTGATCCTTTTCCGCCAGCCCCATCTTTTCTGGGGCGTGCTGGCCCTTCTGGTCTTCGCCTTCGGGTCCAACCTGGCCCTGGGCCAGTTCAAGGCCGGCTTCGAGGGCCAGCCGGTGGCCCACACCATGGGTCTGTGGAACTTTTTGGGCATGTTGTTGGCCGGGCTGGCCTTTGTGCTGGCCGGCGGTTGCCCCGGTCGGCAGTTGTTTTTGGCCGGCGAGGGCGATGGCGACGCGGCGGTGTTCGTGCTGGGCATGATCGTGGGCGCGGCCTTTGCCCACAACTTCGGCCTGGCCTCCTCGCCGGCGGGCATCGGGCCCCACGGCATGGCCGCGGTGGCGGTGGGCCTGGCGGTGTGCTTGTATCTGGGCTTCGCCATGCGCGGGGCCAAGGCCGCCTGA